The following are encoded together in the bacterium genome:
- a CDS encoding SDR family oxidoreductase, which translates to MSLPEPPPLGTAMLPAGTFAGEVVLVTGGGTGLGKAMAVEFARLGAAVAIASRDDAHRARGIAAVEGVGGRAAGVAMDVRQPESVAAAFDAAEAALGPVGVLINNAAGNFPVAAIDLSPNGWRAVVDIVLNGTFICGREFAARRIARGAAGAILNIGATYAWTGGPGAAHSAAAKAGVDNLTMTLAVEWAEHGIRVNTLAPGMFPHEDMAAHMTANRPEGYAEAGRTIPAGRVGRLHELGWAATYLCSPFASYVSGHTFVIDGANWQRRGLKMPAVVPIREQLPKRPPR; encoded by the coding sequence ATGTCGTTGCCCGAACCGCCGCCGCTCGGCACCGCGATGCTGCCGGCCGGGACCTTTGCCGGCGAGGTCGTGCTGGTCACTGGCGGCGGCACCGGCCTCGGCAAGGCGATGGCGGTGGAGTTCGCGCGCCTCGGCGCGGCGGTGGCGATCGCCAGCCGCGACGACGCGCACCGGGCGCGCGGCATTGCCGCCGTCGAAGGCGTCGGCGGACGCGCCGCCGGCGTGGCGATGGACGTGCGCCAGCCGGAATCGGTCGCCGCCGCCTTCGACGCCGCCGAGGCGGCGCTCGGCCCGGTCGGCGTGCTGATCAACAACGCCGCCGGCAACTTCCCGGTGGCGGCGATCGACCTCAGCCCCAACGGCTGGCGCGCGGTGGTGGACATCGTGCTCAACGGCACTTTCATCTGCGGGCGCGAATTCGCGGCCCGCCGCATCGCCCGCGGCGCGGCGGGCGCGATCCTCAACATCGGCGCCACCTATGCCTGGACCGGCGGGCCGGGCGCCGCGCACTCGGCGGCGGCCAAGGCCGGGGTGGACAACCTGACCATGACCCTGGCGGTCGAGTGGGCGGAGCACGGCATCCGCGTCAACACGCTGGCGCCCGGCATGTTCCCGCACGAGGACATGGCGGCGCACATGACCGCCAACCGGCCCGAAGGCTACGCCGAGGCCGGCCGCACGATCCCCGCCGGCCGCGTCGGCCGCCTGCACGAGCTCGGCTGGGCGGCGACCTACCTGTGCTCACCGTTCGCCAGCTACGTCAGCGGCCACACCTTCGTCATCGACGGCGCCAACTGGCAGCGCCGCGGCCTGAAGATGCCGGCCGTGGTGCCGATCCGCGAGCAGCTCCCGAAGCGGCCGCCGCGTTGA
- a CDS encoding sulfatase-like hydrolase/transferase: MLLAALAFGSTWAPALSAAEIPLHGGRVARVRRSGAGAAASFTFRGDAGLASLGDPRCPARSGLRIGIGVGDYRVAPLACANWRAISDGFAYEDPAGGGGVRRIVLRPDSLEIQLAGPPAAEIPGPVSFLDVALQVGAERACGRFGTFRRNRAQRIIAARGTTPCPPPRPNVLVIDLDDTRADGIDRMPVLLSRLAGEGVRFRNAFVPNALCCPSRASFLTGRYAVNHGTRTLVLPIGGAPFFRRSGGDRQTIATWLRAAGYRAGLFGKYLNSYGGSEATAGPGGAYYVPPGWDRWRAMGGGEHYGGINGATYTLVDERGATTTYADHATDAQYSTDLLAGEIQTFVGETVRAGKNFFVVFNPYASHADTPGLVPKPAQRHLDAFLALPPWRPASYNESDLSDKPLWLQALPSPSPATVLLTDRMRRRAYESLLAVDEQLGLLLDQLEALGVGDDTLVILTSDNGVTWGEHGMFSQGKQSPYEEALRVPLVVRYPRRVSTTPAEVSATVLNIDLPATIADLAGVSAPAIDGAAFTGWLTGAPPPAWRDDFLLEHWAGGRTNGLTWSDQPRDGDRLRLLSGPPLPPRAAQVFEFDAGDGIGPGAIAVPIGPDATTTYANLGAAVQAAVAGTTYGLDPAGQRLVITDTAPGYLMVQWREELDQAGAFAPDYPLGDFFGVRDVANQYTYVEHASGEVELYDLAADPDQLQNRADDPGYLGERLRLAARLRELLP; the protein is encoded by the coding sequence GTGCTGCTGGCCGCGCTCGCGTTCGGGTCGACATGGGCGCCGGCGCTCTCGGCGGCCGAGATCCCGCTGCACGGCGGGCGGGTCGCCCGCGTGCGGCGCAGCGGCGCCGGCGCCGCCGCGTCGTTCACGTTCCGCGGCGACGCCGGCCTCGCGAGCCTCGGCGATCCGCGCTGTCCGGCGCGCTCCGGGCTGCGCATCGGCATCGGCGTCGGCGACTATCGGGTGGCGCCACTGGCGTGCGCCAACTGGCGCGCGATCAGCGACGGCTTCGCCTACGAGGACCCGGCGGGGGGCGGCGGCGTGCGCCGCATCGTCCTGCGGCCGGACAGCCTGGAGATCCAATTGGCGGGCCCGCCGGCGGCCGAGATCCCCGGCCCGGTGTCGTTTCTGGACGTCGCCCTGCAGGTGGGGGCGGAGCGGGCCTGCGGCCGCTTCGGCACCTTCCGCCGCAACCGCGCCCAGCGGATCATCGCCGCCAGGGGGACGACGCCGTGTCCGCCGCCGCGCCCGAACGTGCTGGTCATCGATCTCGACGACACGCGAGCCGACGGCATCGATCGCATGCCGGTGCTGCTCTCGCGCCTCGCCGGCGAGGGGGTGCGCTTCCGCAACGCCTTCGTGCCCAACGCCCTCTGCTGCCCGAGCCGGGCGTCGTTCCTCACCGGCCGCTACGCGGTCAACCACGGGACGCGCACCCTCGTCCTGCCGATCGGCGGCGCGCCGTTCTTCCGCCGCAGCGGCGGCGATCGCCAGACCATCGCGACCTGGCTGCGCGCCGCCGGCTACCGCGCCGGGCTGTTCGGCAAGTACCTCAACTCCTACGGCGGCAGCGAGGCGACGGCCGGTCCGGGCGGCGCGTATTACGTGCCGCCGGGCTGGGATCGCTGGCGCGCGATGGGCGGCGGCGAGCACTACGGCGGCATCAACGGCGCGACGTACACGTTGGTGGACGAGCGCGGCGCCACGACCACCTACGCGGACCACGCCACCGACGCGCAGTACTCGACCGACCTGCTGGCGGGCGAGATCCAGACCTTCGTCGGCGAGACGGTGCGCGCGGGCAAGAACTTCTTCGTCGTCTTCAATCCCTACGCGTCGCACGCCGACACGCCGGGGCTGGTGCCCAAGCCGGCGCAGCGCCATCTCGACGCGTTTCTCGCGCTGCCGCCGTGGCGACCGGCGAGCTACAACGAGTCCGACCTGAGCGACAAGCCGCTCTGGCTGCAGGCCCTGCCGTCGCCCAGCCCGGCCACGGTGCTGCTCACCGATCGAATGCGCCGCCGCGCCTATGAATCGCTGCTCGCGGTCGACGAACAGCTCGGCCTGCTGCTCGACCAGCTCGAGGCCCTCGGCGTCGGCGACGACACGCTGGTGATCCTGACCAGCGACAACGGCGTCACCTGGGGCGAGCACGGGATGTTCAGCCAGGGCAAGCAGTCGCCGTACGAGGAGGCGCTGCGGGTGCCGCTGGTCGTGCGCTACCCGCGGCGGGTGTCGACCACGCCGGCGGAGGTGTCGGCGACGGTGCTGAACATCGACCTGCCGGCGACCATCGCCGACCTGGCGGGGGTGAGCGCGCCGGCGATCGACGGCGCGGCGTTCACCGGCTGGCTGACCGGCGCGCCGCCGCCGGCCTGGCGCGACGACTTCCTGCTCGAACACTGGGCCGGAGGGCGCACCAACGGGCTCACCTGGAGCGACCAGCCGCGCGACGGCGATCGCCTCCGCCTGCTGTCCGGCCCGCCGCTGCCGCCGCGCGCCGCGCAGGTGTTCGAATTCGATGCCGGCGACGGCATCGGCCCCGGAGCGATCGCGGTGCCGATCGGACCCGACGCGACGACGACCTACGCCAACCTCGGCGCGGCGGTGCAGGCGGCCGTGGCGGGGACGACGTACGGGCTCGATCCGGCGGGGCAGCGCCTGGTCATCACCGACACCGCGCCCGGCTATCTCATGGTGCAATGGCGCGAGGAGCTCGACCAGGCCGGGGCCTTCGCGCCGGACTACCCGCTGGGCGATTTCTTCGGCGTGCGCGACGTCGCCAACCAGTACACCTACGTCGAGCACGCCAGCGGCGAGGTCGAGCTGTACGATCTCGCCGCCGATCCCGACCAGTTGCAGAACCGCGCCGACGATCCCGGCTATCTCGGCGAGCGGCTGCGCCTCGCGGCGCGCCTGCGCGAGTTGCTGCCGTAG
- a CDS encoding glycosyltransferase family 1 protein: MSTSRRHVVAFTIPGQGHINRLLPVVAGLCEMGVSVDFFAHAMARRQIERTGARFVDVYAGRDMDVPDGTSLPVPMRNVSFAGYWADDIVREVAPLRPALVLHDTFAVIGRVVAFHLAIPRVNMRAGHNLEPTRALAALQASDAVRVADACHASVALLRQRHGIPDASPFSYFFDDAADLNICSEPPEFLAPEERAPFEPLAFFGSYWPAGSGAAPAAAPPPFGPDAAASLRIYVALGTAAWMTFPDYTMALLEVLADAIAAHPQARGLIALGSPFVPPGTEARLRRANVRVEQYVDQIAALRSAGVFITHNGLNSTHEAIMHGVPMISFPLFGDQPALAARCQALGLAVPLGPAIGQLPSVADVRRALDRVQAEGQTLRQRLAEARQWEIAVMERRPQVLQRIVALMDRRA, from the coding sequence ATGAGCACCAGCCGCCGTCACGTGGTCGCGTTCACCATTCCCGGGCAGGGGCACATCAATCGTCTGCTGCCGGTCGTCGCCGGGCTGTGCGAGATGGGCGTGTCGGTCGACTTCTTCGCCCACGCGATGGCGCGGCGGCAGATCGAGCGGACGGGCGCCCGCTTCGTCGACGTCTACGCCGGCCGCGACATGGACGTGCCCGACGGCACCTCGCTGCCGGTGCCGATGCGCAACGTCAGCTTCGCCGGCTACTGGGCGGACGACATCGTGCGCGAGGTCGCGCCGCTGCGGCCCGCGCTGGTCCTGCACGATACCTTCGCGGTGATCGGCAGGGTCGTCGCCTTCCACCTCGCCATCCCGCGCGTCAACATGCGCGCCGGACACAATCTCGAGCCGACGCGGGCGCTCGCCGCCCTGCAGGCCAGCGATGCGGTGCGCGTCGCCGACGCCTGCCACGCCTCGGTGGCGCTGCTGCGGCAGCGACACGGTATTCCCGATGCCTCGCCCTTCTCCTACTTCTTCGACGACGCCGCCGACCTCAACATCTGTTCGGAGCCGCCGGAGTTTCTCGCCCCCGAGGAGCGGGCGCCGTTCGAGCCGCTGGCGTTCTTCGGTTCGTACTGGCCGGCGGGCAGCGGCGCGGCGCCGGCGGCGGCGCCGCCGCCGTTCGGCCCCGATGCGGCCGCATCGCTGCGCATCTACGTGGCGCTCGGCACCGCCGCCTGGATGACCTTCCCGGACTACACCATGGCCCTGCTCGAGGTCCTGGCCGACGCCATCGCCGCCCATCCGCAGGCGCGCGGTCTGATCGCTCTCGGCAGCCCCTTCGTTCCGCCGGGAACCGAAGCGCGGCTGCGCCGCGCCAACGTCCGCGTCGAACAGTACGTGGATCAGATCGCGGCCCTGCGCAGTGCCGGGGTCTTCATCACCCACAACGGCCTGAACTCGACCCACGAAGCGATCATGCACGGCGTGCCGATGATCTCCTTTCCGCTCTTCGGCGATCAGCCGGCGCTCGCCGCGCGCTGCCAGGCGCTCGGCCTGGCGGTGCCGCTGGGACCGGCGATCGGCCAGCTCCCGAGCGTGGCCGACGTGCGGCGGGCGCTCGACCGGGTGCAGGCGGAGGGCCAGACGCTGCGGCAGCGCCTGGCGGAGGCGCGGCAGTGGGAGATCGCGGTCATGGAGCGGCGCCCGCAGGTGCTGCAGCGCATCGTCGCGCTGATGGATCGTCGGGCGTAG
- a CDS encoding dynamin family protein yields the protein MHRGLESLEEAAAPDRGGPPAPLVGLARLAREAGAPEIAGEASALAERLAEGRFYVACLGQFKRGKSTLLNALVGQPLLPAGIVPITTAVTVLRWGPALRARVRLAQDWREIAVGELAAYVSEERNPANRKGVSLVEVFVPSPVLAHGLCLVDTPGVGSVIRANTDATRAFVPQIDAALVVIGTDPPLSGEELALVEDAAAQVDTLRFVLSKADRATDAERDEAVAFTRRVLAERLRRDPGPVLQVSALERLQGGHATGDWAALEETLRALSGAVDGTRLDQAAARGVERLAERLRRDLDEQRRALARPVIETERHVEALGACVADGRRALHELGFLFAAEQKRLLGRYDEALRGFVERELPVAAAELAAALHARAGRRGALRRQALEIARAIADRSVHRWMVETEPVAEALYDEAAQRFADLANGLLRRVARDGDLAGLPPSVSPPPGFRGQRRFVAIGMMKAAARRPSRWLLDALRPPAAARRAVERDAHAFLATLIRGNAGRVADDLDHRMIESRRALESEIHAALERITASAARALERGRAQHAAGHDAVQAELTRLDRLREAVERLRAAP from the coding sequence ATGCACCGCGGGCTCGAATCACTGGAGGAGGCGGCGGCACCGGATCGCGGCGGCCCGCCGGCGCCGCTGGTCGGGCTGGCCCGGCTCGCGCGCGAGGCCGGAGCGCCGGAGATCGCCGGCGAGGCGTCGGCGCTGGCCGAGCGGCTGGCCGAGGGCCGCTTCTACGTCGCGTGTCTCGGACAGTTCAAACGCGGCAAGTCGACGTTGCTCAACGCCCTCGTCGGACAGCCGCTGCTGCCCGCGGGCATCGTGCCGATCACCACCGCCGTGACCGTGCTGCGCTGGGGACCGGCGCTGCGGGCGCGCGTCCGGCTCGCGCAGGACTGGCGCGAGATCGCGGTGGGCGAGCTCGCCGCCTACGTCTCCGAGGAACGGAATCCCGCCAATCGCAAGGGCGTGTCGCTGGTGGAGGTGTTCGTGCCGAGCCCCGTTCTGGCGCACGGCCTGTGCCTGGTGGACACGCCGGGAGTCGGCTCGGTGATCCGCGCCAACACCGACGCGACGCGGGCGTTCGTGCCGCAGATCGACGCGGCGCTCGTCGTCATCGGCACCGACCCGCCGCTCTCGGGCGAGGAGCTGGCGCTGGTCGAGGACGCCGCCGCGCAGGTGGACACCCTGCGCTTCGTGTTGAGCAAGGCCGACCGCGCGACCGACGCCGAGCGCGACGAGGCGGTGGCGTTCACCCGGCGCGTGCTGGCGGAGCGGCTGCGGCGGGATCCCGGCCCGGTGCTCCAGGTCAGCGCCCTCGAGCGGCTGCAGGGCGGGCACGCGACCGGCGACTGGGCGGCGCTCGAGGAGACGCTGCGCGCGCTCTCCGGAGCGGTCGACGGCACGCGGCTCGACCAGGCGGCGGCGCGCGGCGTCGAACGCCTGGCGGAGCGCCTGCGACGCGACCTCGACGAGCAACGCCGCGCCCTGGCGCGCCCCGTCATCGAGACCGAGCGCCACGTCGAGGCGCTCGGCGCCTGCGTCGCCGACGGCCGCCGCGCCCTGCACGAGCTCGGCTTCCTCTTCGCCGCCGAGCAGAAGCGCCTGCTCGGACGCTATGACGAGGCGTTGCGCGGGTTCGTCGAACGCGAGCTGCCGGTCGCCGCCGCCGAGCTCGCGGCGGCGCTGCACGCGCGCGCCGGGCGGCGCGGCGCGCTGCGCCGCCAGGCGCTGGAGATCGCCCGCGCGATCGCCGATCGCTCCGTCCACCGCTGGATGGTCGAGACCGAGCCGGTGGCCGAGGCGCTGTACGACGAGGCGGCGCAGCGCTTCGCGGATCTCGCCAACGGGCTGCTGCGTCGCGTGGCGCGCGACGGCGACCTCGCCGGCCTCCCGCCCAGCGTCAGCCCGCCCCCCGGCTTCCGCGGCCAGCGCCGCTTCGTGGCGATCGGCATGATGAAGGCGGCGGCGCGCCGCCCGAGCCGCTGGCTCCTGGACGCGCTGCGCCCGCCCGCGGCGGCGCGGCGGGCGGTCGAACGGGACGCGCACGCCTTCCTCGCCACGCTCATCCGCGGCAACGCCGGGCGGGTCGCGGACGATCTCGACCATCGCATGATCGAGAGCCGCCGCGCGCTCGAGTCCGAGATCCATGCCGCGCTCGAACGGATCACCGCCTCGGCCGCGCGCGCCCTGGAGCGCGGCCGCGCGCAACACGCCGCCGGCCACGACGCCGTCCAGGCGGAGCTGACCCGGCTCGACCGGCTCCGAGAGGCCGTCGAGCGCCTGCGCGCCGCGCCGTGA
- the lnt gene encoding apolipoprotein N-acyltransferase, with the protein MSRISIRAAATAVLASALLHALAMPPWGWWPLAFVALAPLLALIERVTPLQAAGWGLAWGMAAHWAEAAWVLPAMSYYYDQPMWFAVAFGVVSSFLYRGLHYAAFAATACWLIRTRSGAARVLLLAVTWTAFELLRARGPTADPWLLLGYALVPAPMLLQAADLGGIYLLSFVLALVNAAVATLVGGNGRIASVAVATAAGTCLVAYGAWRISPPPPAGVPVSVAVVQGNNDVGAQWRAEYYGAGLPTYLSLSREVAARARPRLLIWPESAVTSFLANEPRHLGAIEALLSDLGATLVTGAPHVEDPDPAVPIFYNSAFAITADGIQARADKERLLPFAEYFPFRFIAFLRRRFGRVRTFAFGDTQGILPTPLGPTAVVICFEGVFPELVRARMGEGAAALINLSNDGWLGRGSGPAQHFAMVVPRAVEERTWLIRATTTGVSALVDPNGVVHQPTPLFATAAITGEVAPTVGGSPYRRWGDWFAWSCALALALAAAARVRPRRVLPASARSGES; encoded by the coding sequence GTGTCTCGCATTTCGATCCGCGCCGCCGCGACCGCGGTCCTCGCCTCGGCGCTGCTGCACGCGCTGGCGATGCCGCCCTGGGGATGGTGGCCGCTGGCCTTCGTCGCCCTGGCGCCGCTGCTCGCCCTGATCGAGCGCGTCACGCCATTGCAGGCGGCGGGGTGGGGGCTGGCGTGGGGGATGGCGGCGCACTGGGCGGAAGCCGCGTGGGTGCTGCCGGCGATGAGCTACTACTACGACCAGCCGATGTGGTTCGCGGTCGCGTTCGGCGTGGTGAGCTCGTTCCTCTACCGCGGCCTGCACTACGCGGCGTTCGCCGCCACCGCGTGTTGGCTGATCCGCACGCGAAGCGGCGCGGCGCGCGTCCTGCTGCTCGCCGTCACGTGGACGGCCTTCGAGCTGCTGCGCGCGCGCGGGCCGACCGCCGATCCCTGGTTGCTCCTCGGGTACGCCCTCGTGCCGGCGCCCATGCTGCTACAGGCCGCGGACCTCGGGGGCATCTACCTGCTGTCGTTCGTCCTGGCGCTCGTCAACGCGGCCGTCGCCACCCTCGTCGGCGGCAACGGGCGTATCGCCTCGGTCGCGGTCGCCACCGCGGCGGGGACGTGCCTCGTCGCCTACGGCGCGTGGCGGATCTCGCCGCCGCCGCCGGCCGGCGTCCCGGTGTCGGTCGCCGTGGTCCAGGGCAACAACGACGTCGGCGCCCAGTGGCGCGCCGAATACTACGGTGCCGGGCTGCCGACCTATCTCTCGCTCTCGCGGGAGGTCGCGGCGCGCGCTCGCCCGCGTCTGCTGATCTGGCCGGAGAGCGCGGTCACGTCCTTCCTCGCCAACGAGCCCCGGCACCTGGGGGCGATCGAGGCTCTCCTGAGCGACCTCGGCGCGACCCTGGTGACCGGCGCGCCGCACGTCGAGGATCCGGATCCGGCCGTGCCGATCTTCTACAACTCGGCCTTCGCGATCACCGCCGACGGGATCCAGGCGCGCGCCGACAAGGAGCGCCTGCTGCCCTTCGCGGAGTACTTTCCGTTCCGCTTCATCGCCTTCCTCCGCCGCCGCTTCGGACGGGTTCGGACCTTCGCGTTCGGCGATACCCAGGGCATTCTGCCGACGCCGCTCGGCCCGACGGCGGTGGTGATCTGCTTCGAAGGCGTGTTCCCGGAGCTGGTTCGCGCGCGCATGGGGGAGGGCGCCGCGGCGCTCATCAACCTCTCCAACGACGGTTGGCTCGGTCGCGGCAGCGGTCCGGCGCAGCACTTCGCGATGGTGGTGCCGCGCGCCGTCGAGGAGCGCACGTGGCTGATCCGCGCCACCACCACCGGGGTTTCGGCGTTGGTCGATCCGAACGGCGTCGTGCACCAACCGACGCCGCTCTTCGCGACGGCCGCGATCACCGGCGAAGTCGCCCCGACCGTGGGGGGGAGTCCCTACCGTCGCTGGGGCGACTGGTTCGCGTGGTCGTGCGCGCTGGCGCTTGCGCTGGCGGCGGCCGCGCGCGTGCGACCGCGTAGGGTGCTCCCCGCCTCCGCTCGCAGCGGGGAGTCGTGA
- a CDS encoding sigma-54-dependent Fis family transcriptional regulator, with the protein MGIEPADTRAVLVVDDEPASVELLRITLSDDYPIHTATSGQRALELLERHPEIAVAIIDQRMPGMTGTELIQRTIDPFPHLIRIILTGYTDIDALIQAINAGRVFRYLTKPWSMEELLATVRQGLEVHRLAIDNVRLQEELRAANQRLRQENTQLRRDARGRYRFDEIIGASAALQRLLAQLERVVPSEATVLILGETGTGKELVARALHYNGPRAERPFVSENCAAMAPELLTSELFGHRRGAFTGAHEDRQGLFEVANGGTLFLDEIGDCPAELQTRLLRVLDQGEIRRVGDNRSIPVDVRIIAATHRDLEADVAAGRFRRDLYYRLSVISLRTPPLRERREDIPQLAQHFLAELCLQRGKASPGFSAETVAILAAHDWPGNVRELRNEVERAFTFAEPEALIAPDLLSERFASVQPLESTNGTLRPAVERLERELIQAALARNAGNHTHTAAELGLSRRGLLDKLQRYGLR; encoded by the coding sequence CGCGACCAGCGGCCAGCGCGCGCTCGAGCTGCTGGAGCGCCACCCGGAGATCGCGGTCGCCATCATCGATCAGCGCATGCCGGGGATGACGGGCACCGAGCTGATCCAGCGCACCATCGATCCATTCCCGCATCTGATCCGCATCATCCTCACCGGCTACACCGACATCGACGCGCTCATCCAGGCGATCAACGCCGGACGGGTGTTCCGCTACCTCACCAAGCCGTGGTCGATGGAGGAGCTGCTCGCCACCGTGCGCCAGGGGCTCGAGGTGCACCGCCTGGCGATCGACAACGTGCGCTTGCAGGAGGAGCTGCGGGCGGCGAATCAACGCCTCCGCCAGGAGAACACGCAGCTCCGCCGCGACGCCCGCGGCCGCTACCGTTTCGACGAGATCATCGGCGCCAGCGCGGCGTTGCAGCGCCTCCTGGCGCAGCTCGAGCGCGTCGTGCCGAGCGAGGCCACGGTGCTCATCCTCGGCGAGACCGGCACCGGCAAGGAGCTGGTGGCGCGGGCGCTCCACTACAACGGCCCGCGCGCCGAGCGGCCGTTCGTCAGCGAGAACTGCGCCGCGATGGCGCCGGAGCTGCTCACCAGCGAGCTGTTCGGGCACCGGCGCGGCGCCTTCACCGGCGCGCACGAGGACCGCCAGGGCCTGTTCGAGGTCGCCAACGGCGGCACGCTGTTCCTCGACGAGATCGGCGACTGTCCCGCGGAGCTGCAGACGCGGCTGCTGCGCGTGCTCGACCAGGGCGAAATCCGCCGCGTCGGCGACAACCGGTCGATACCCGTCGACGTGCGCATCATCGCCGCCACGCATCGCGACCTGGAGGCGGACGTCGCCGCCGGCCGCTTTCGCCGCGACCTCTACTATCGCCTGAGCGTCATCAGCCTGCGCACGCCGCCGCTGCGCGAGCGGCGCGAGGACATCCCGCAGCTCGCGCAGCACTTCCTCGCCGAGCTCTGCCTCCAGCGCGGCAAGGCCTCCCCCGGGTTCAGCGCGGAGACGGTCGCGATCCTCGCCGCGCACGACTGGCCGGGCAACGTCCGCGAGCTGCGCAACGAGGTGGAGCGGGCGTTCACCTTCGCCGAGCCGGAGGCGTTGATCGCGCCCGATCTGCTGTCGGAGCGCTTCGCGTCGGTGCAGCCGCTCGAGTCGACCAACGGCACGCTGCGCCCCGCCGTCGAGCGCCTCGAGCGCGAGCTCATCCAGGCGGCGTTGGCGCGCAATGCCGGCAATCACACCCATACCGCCGCCGAGCTGGGCCTCTCCCGCCGGGGACTGCTCGACAAGCTGCAGCGGTATGGCCTGCGCTGA